The DNA region CGCCTTCTGGCGGCAGCAGTGGCTTGCTCTCTCGACAGACCTTCAGACACAGGTCCTCTTCCAAGTTCCTCAACTCTCTTGAACATCCCATCCAGGAAACCATCCAGAGGGGTCTCTTTTCTAAAGTAGGCACTTCTCTTTGCCAC from Lachancea thermotolerans CBS 6340 chromosome C complete sequence includes:
- the MCO12 gene encoding Mco12p (similar to uniprot|Q3E7A7 Saccharomyces cerevisiae YKL018C-A) — its product is MLSYEKSDLKRYIRRYLDWGEGLYERLVRVAKRSAYFRKETPLDGFLDGMFKRVEELGRGPVSEGLSREQATAAARRR